A window of Marinitoga litoralis genomic DNA:
AATTTTTAAACATTGCAGCACCGCCAAATATTTTTGCAGAAAAATTTTTACCACCTAACTTTATTATATCATCTAATAACATTTTAATACCTAAATCAGCATATTTTGCAGGTTTTGTGACATTAGTATTAGGTGAATTTGGTAACATAATATGAATTAAACCACCTATTTTATTATTTTTATCCCATATACAGACTCCAACGCAAGATCCTAATCCTAAAGTTACTAATATATCAGGACTTTTAGATGCAGCGTATTCTCCTATTCCAATTATTTTTTTCATTATTTAACCCCCATAGAAGACCTTTTTAACAAATTCAAATAATTTATTTTTATTTTCATCATTCATTAAAAATACTATTTTTCCTTTTATTATATTATCCCAATCTTCAACTTGAATTTCTGTTTCAGTTAAAATAACTTCATCTTCAAATGTAATGCTCATCACTATTGATTCAGCTATTAAAGAAGCAAATGTATCAACAGCAACTTGTGGAGGGTTAACTTGTAAATTTATGTTTAAAAACTGAGATATTGCACTTGTATAAGAACCAAACATTATATTTCCTAATTCCCCTATCATTGAAGAAGACATTTCATCTAAATCCGTTATATTAGTTATTTCATAACCTACTGTTTCTTTTATTAGTCTTTTTACAGAATCTTTTTCAATTAAAAAAACTAGAGAAGATGATAAATCTCCATCCATTTTTACATATGAACATGCATATATTTCATCAGGATCTTCCATATTTAAGAAAATATCTGATAATTTAATAATTTCTAAGTTAGGAATAGATATATCAACTTTTTTATTAAGCATCATCGATAAAGAACTTACAGCATTACCCATGCCAATATTAGTTATTTCTTTAAAAGCAGACATAAAAAAATCATTATTATTCATTATTATCAACCTCCATAGAATTTTTACCTTCTAAAATATTTTCTCCACTAATATATTCAATATATTTTCCAAATAATCCGGTTGGGTCTTTTATTATTTTAATTTCATATATTATTTTACTTAAATTGAAAAATTCTTGTCTTATTTTAAAAATTGAACCTTCAAAAATAATATTAAATTCTTCTATTTCTAGTTTTATAC
This region includes:
- a CDS encoding chemotaxis protein CheC; its protein translation is MNNNDFFMSAFKEITNIGMGNAVSSLSMMLNKKVDISIPNLEIIKLSDIFLNMEDPDEIYACSYVKMDGDLSSSLVFLIEKDSVKRLIKETVGYEITNITDLDEMSSSMIGELGNIMFGSYTSAISQFLNINLQVNPPQVAVDTFASLIAESIVMSITFEDEVILTETEIQVEDWDNIIKGKIVFLMNDENKNKLFEFVKKVFYGG
- a CDS encoding chemotaxis protein CheD (catalyzes the conversion of glutamine residues to glutamate on methyl-accepting chemotaxis receptors) — its product is MKKIIGIGEYAASKSPDILVTLGLGSCVGVCIWDKNNKIGGLIHIMLPNSPNTNVTKPAKYADLGIKMLLDDIIKLGGKNFSAKIFGGAAMFKNSSMDVGYKNIISVKEQLNKLGIKIIAEDTGGNRARSIEFNLENGEVMVKKVGGGEKVEIFKY